Proteins found in one Muntiacus reevesi chromosome 2, mMunRee1.1, whole genome shotgun sequence genomic segment:
- the NPM3 gene encoding nucleoplasmin-3 isoform X1, with amino-acid sequence MAAGAAAALTFLDQESRVRAGGVGSLQVPAPVTMDSFFFGCELSGHTRSFTFKVEEEDDAEHVLALTMLCLTEGAKDECNVVEVVARNHDHQEIAVPVANLKLSCQPMLSLDDFQLQPPVTFRLKSGSGPVRITGRHQIVTISNDLSEEESEEDGSEEEEAELCPILPAKKLGRRL; translated from the exons ATGGCAGCTGGCGCAGCGGCCGCCTTGACGTTTTTGGATCAGGAGAGCCGAGTCCGAGCTGGGGGGGTCGGCAGTCTGCAAGTCCCGGCCCCGGTCACTATGGACAGTTTCTTTTTCG GCTGTGAGCTCTCAGGCCACACccgctctttcaccttcaaggtAGAGGAAGAGGATGACGCGGAGCATGTGCTGGCTTTGACCATG CTCTGCCTCACCGAGGGGGCCAAAGATGAGTGTAATGTGGTAGAAGTCGTGGCACGGAATCATGACCACCAGGAGATCGCAGTCCCTGTGGCCAACCTCAAGTTGTCCTGCCAACCGATG CTCAGTTTGGATGACTTCCAGCTCCAACCACCTGTAACCTTCCGCCTGAAGTCAGGTTCTGGCCCTGTGCGCATCACTGGGCGGCACCAGATTG TTACTATAAGCAATGATCTTTCTgaggaagagagtgaagaagatgggagtgaggaggaggaagcTGAGTTATGTCCTATCCTCCCTGCCAAGAAGCTGGGGCGCAGGCTCTAA
- the NPM3 gene encoding nucleoplasmin-3 isoform X2, translating to MAAGAAAALTFLDQESRVRAGGVGSLQVPAPVTMDSFFFGCELSGHTRSFTFKVEEEDDAEHVLALTMLCLTEGAKDECNVVEVVARNHDHQEIAVPVANLKLSCQPMLSLDDFQLQPPVTFRLKSGSGPVRITGRHQIESEEDGSEEEEAELCPILPAKKLGRRL from the exons ATGGCAGCTGGCGCAGCGGCCGCCTTGACGTTTTTGGATCAGGAGAGCCGAGTCCGAGCTGGGGGGGTCGGCAGTCTGCAAGTCCCGGCCCCGGTCACTATGGACAGTTTCTTTTTCG GCTGTGAGCTCTCAGGCCACACccgctctttcaccttcaaggtAGAGGAAGAGGATGACGCGGAGCATGTGCTGGCTTTGACCATG CTCTGCCTCACCGAGGGGGCCAAAGATGAGTGTAATGTGGTAGAAGTCGTGGCACGGAATCATGACCACCAGGAGATCGCAGTCCCTGTGGCCAACCTCAAGTTGTCCTGCCAACCGATG CTCAGTTTGGATGACTTCCAGCTCCAACCACCTGTAACCTTCCGCCTGAAGTCAGGTTCTGGCCCTGTGCGCATCACTGGGCGGCACCAGATTG agagtgaagaagatgggagtgaggaggaggaagcTGAGTTATGTCCTATCCTCCCTGCCAAGAAGCTGGGGCGCAGGCTCTAA